One genomic region from Grus americana isolate bGruAme1 chromosome 15, bGruAme1.mat, whole genome shotgun sequence encodes:
- the LITAF gene encoding lipopolysaccharide-induced tumor necrosis factor-alpha factor has protein sequence MSAPSGVPVPSAPPSYEETTGINVNYPHPYPVPEPGQKPDGKGMNPPPYMGQPAPVSNPVTVQTVYVQQPVVFYDRPVQMCCPSCNQMIVTRLSYDAGALTWLSCGGLCLLGCIAGCCLIPFCIDALKDVDHTCPNCSAVVGSYKRL, from the exons ATGTCTGCTCCAAGTGGCGTCCCTGTCCCATCTGCACCACCTTCCTATGAGGAAACAACAGGAATCAATGTGAACTATCCTCACCCCTATCCTGTCCCAGAACCTGGCCAGAAACCAGATGGGAAGGGAATGAACCCCCCGCCGTACATGGGACAGCCCGCACCAGTGAGTAACCCTG TTACAGTTCAGACAGTGTACGTGCAGCAACCAGTAGTATTTTATGACCGCCCAGTTCAGATGTGCTGCCCTTCCTGTAACCAGATGATAGTGACACGTCTCTCATATGATGCGGGAGCTTTGACTTGGCTGTCATGTGGTGGCCTCTGCCTGCTGGG gtgTATAGCTGGCTGCTGCTTAATTCCTTTCTGCATTGATGCCCTAAAGGATGTGGATCACACCTGTCCGAACTGCAGTGCTGTTGTTGGTTCTTACAAACGTTTGTAG